In Dyadobacter sp. NIV53, a single window of DNA contains:
- a CDS encoding DNRLRE domain-containing protein, whose protein sequence is MWKSDGSTQGTVQVSHVEVNSYTYFGQNDLVAVGNQIVFPVGAASTELWKSDGTEEGTQMLASLGTEMLGKIGDEVYFAGTNSSGTQLYKTDLTVAGTKAITNRKTTASSSPQQLTDVNGTAFFIASSTGTGYELWKSNGTEDGTIRLKEGTDEYKYTPPKNLTNVNGTLFYVVNSTELWKSNGTAEGTVQIPVDEDPNFGGTFNQLNAFGEKLLFEHRGALWTSDGSAAGTIPITERVYGISGITNINNNILFGSSDYGEDENGNEARMNLWKSNGSPGGSTLVRNFPHTYGFNPVTFKGKIYFGAWDGVNSIELWKSDGTAQGTQIVSEVIPSLGNFLMKSGSLVSSGDYLYYITNDDDSFPLVRTDGTAGGTTVIKDLFPGGHLGDCRLYAAMGLVFFTMHHLETNQELLWRTDGTPEGTFQLAAFDTYESGDVNRQETPIRIKTELDGKVLFVPFDRQNGDQLWVTDGTIRGTKALTTTGPNPAYFTVSPTVSFGNLFYFPMYGTDTGRELWQSDGTEAGTHITTNLDPDGDAVFRELAIIGNSLFLSADNGSSGVELYKYKLPDDEYVTISPIADAYVRNVTFEKTNFGNEPELSIKAGSIRNFQRKTYLKFPLHDAGGFVSAKLRIYGHNYENNLNVSLAVRGVENDNWTETGINWQNAPSGNRKILDSAYVNNQLQYYELDVTDFIRTQLNGDKVASFQLTNPADQNVRLFFNSRESAANPPQLIFTHQTHPAARLAAEQHIIPSETKPETSGIYPNPAGKHFTLYVSKAHTGKIDLQLINSSGNSAWTSKYQSDQPVSKVEVDVSSRRLPPGMYVMKIQSTALTETTKVLLTE, encoded by the coding sequence TTGTGGAAAAGTGATGGCAGTACCCAGGGAACAGTCCAGGTGAGCCATGTTGAGGTGAACAGCTATACTTACTTTGGACAAAATGATCTGGTGGCTGTCGGTAATCAGATCGTGTTTCCCGTAGGCGCTGCATCCACAGAGCTCTGGAAAAGCGATGGTACGGAGGAGGGTACGCAAATGCTTGCTTCCTTGGGAACCGAAATGCTCGGAAAGATTGGTGATGAAGTATATTTTGCAGGAACAAACAGCAGTGGTACACAACTCTATAAAACCGATCTGACGGTAGCCGGGACAAAGGCCATTACAAACAGGAAAACAACAGCCAGCTCTTCACCCCAGCAACTCACCGATGTGAATGGCACCGCATTTTTTATTGCATCTTCAACTGGAACAGGATATGAATTATGGAAAAGTAATGGTACGGAAGATGGCACTATAAGATTAAAAGAGGGGACCGATGAATATAAATATACGCCTCCTAAAAATCTCACCAACGTAAACGGAACCCTGTTTTATGTAGTGAATTCTACGGAGCTTTGGAAAAGTAATGGCACAGCCGAAGGAACAGTACAGATCCCGGTAGATGAGGATCCGAACTTTGGCGGTACTTTTAATCAATTGAATGCGTTCGGAGAAAAACTCCTTTTTGAACATAGAGGTGCTCTCTGGACATCAGATGGATCTGCTGCTGGTACCATACCGATTACGGAAAGAGTCTATGGTATTTCCGGCATCACCAACATCAACAACAATATTCTTTTTGGATCAAGCGATTACGGAGAAGATGAAAACGGCAATGAAGCAAGGATGAATCTTTGGAAATCAAATGGTTCTCCCGGAGGAAGTACGCTTGTCAGGAACTTCCCGCATACTTACGGTTTCAACCCTGTAACATTCAAAGGGAAGATTTATTTTGGTGCATGGGACGGAGTAAATAGTATCGAACTCTGGAAAAGCGACGGAACAGCACAGGGTACTCAGATTGTCAGTGAAGTAATTCCAAGCTTAGGTAACTTTCTGATGAAATCCGGGTCGTTGGTTAGTTCGGGAGATTACCTGTATTACATCACCAATGATGATGACAGTTTTCCACTGGTCAGAACGGACGGAACGGCAGGCGGTACAACCGTGATTAAAGACCTTTTCCCCGGCGGTCATCTGGGAGACTGCCGGCTCTATGCAGCCATGGGACTTGTTTTCTTTACGATGCATCATCTGGAAACTAACCAGGAATTGCTGTGGAGAACAGATGGAACCCCGGAAGGCACTTTTCAGCTTGCAGCTTTTGACACTTATGAATCCGGAGATGTTAACCGGCAGGAGACACCCATCCGGATAAAAACAGAATTGGACGGCAAGGTTTTATTTGTGCCCTTCGACAGGCAAAACGGCGATCAGCTTTGGGTGACTGACGGAACAATTAGAGGCACCAAAGCACTCACAACAACAGGTCCGAATCCCGCATATTTTACGGTTTCCCCTACAGTCAGCTTTGGAAACCTTTTTTATTTCCCAATGTACGGAACAGATACCGGCAGGGAACTCTGGCAAAGTGACGGAACCGAAGCTGGTACCCATATTACCACGAATCTGGACCCGGACGGAGATGCAGTATTTCGTGAACTGGCCATAATTGGAAATTCACTTTTCTTGTCGGCGGATAATGGAAGTTCCGGTGTTGAGCTTTACAAATACAAACTGCCTGATGATGAATATGTGACTATTTCCCCGATTGCAGATGCTTATGTCCGAAATGTGACATTTGAAAAAACAAATTTTGGTAATGAGCCTGAATTAAGTATCAAAGCAGGTAGTATCCGCAACTTTCAAAGAAAAACTTATCTGAAATTCCCATTACACGACGCTGGTGGATTCGTTTCTGCAAAGCTCAGGATATATGGCCATAATTATGAAAACAATTTAAATGTCAGTCTCGCAGTCAGGGGTGTTGAAAATGACAACTGGACCGAAACCGGGATTAACTGGCAGAATGCACCATCCGGCAACCGCAAAATCCTGGACTCAGCCTACGTAAATAACCAGTTACAATATTATGAACTGGATGTTACCGACTTTATCAGGACACAGCTTAATGGTGACAAGGTCGCCAGTTTTCAATTGACTAATCCGGCCGATCAGAATGTACGGCTTTTCTTTAATAGCAGGGAAAGCGCAGCCAATCCGCCCCAACTGATATTTACTCACCAAACCCACCCGGCTGCAAGACTGGCAGCAGAACAGCATATCATACCATCAGAAACCAAACCGGAAACATCGGGCATTTATCCCAATCCGGCTGGTAAACACTTTACCCTTTATGTGTCAAAAGCTCATACTGGAAAGATAGATCTGCAACTGATCAATTCATCAGGAAATTCAGCCTGGACTTCTAAATACCAGTCGGACCAACCGGTGTCAAAAGTGGAAGTAGATGTTTCTTCACGGCGCTTACCACCTGGCATGTATGTCATGAAAATTCAGTCGACAGCTTTAACTGAAACAACAAAAGTCTTGCTGACTGAATAG
- a CDS encoding sulfatase yields MNYKNFLIFFLTVLYPAYSIAQKKTPPNIIYIQADDLGWSELGCFGNRFNETPALDLLAKQGIRFTQAYAAAPVCSPTRVALMTGLYPAKTGITDYLDVKDEKFLSPDYLTLNEQMTKAGYHTGLIGKWHLTGDYDKKKGSPVKHGWDEIICSETRYIAGGAYFYPYFFLPEVKPKNDNEYLTDRLNQEAVGFIRKNATKPFFLYLSHYSVHTKLSGKQDKVLKYKNKPGAGTTQNNPELAAMLESIDEGVGNIFTVLKELGIDNNTIIIFTSDNGGETKVTTNAPLRGGKSQLYEGGIRVPLIVYWPEKIKKGITSDVPILNVDIFPTLTAVAGLPAIGASQSDGIDISPLLSGQSTLPARNLFWYYPLAKPHFLGGRSASAVRSGDYKLIEFFDTNTVELYNLKDDVSETTDLSLQKPEKAAELKALLKSWRVKLDI; encoded by the coding sequence ATGAACTATAAAAATTTCCTGATATTTTTTTTAACCGTCTTATATCCGGCTTATTCAATTGCGCAGAAAAAAACGCCGCCTAATATTATTTATATCCAGGCGGATGATCTGGGATGGAGCGAACTGGGTTGTTTTGGAAACAGGTTTAATGAAACGCCCGCACTTGATTTACTAGCAAAACAAGGAATCAGATTTACACAAGCCTATGCTGCTGCCCCAGTTTGTTCCCCAACCAGGGTTGCATTAATGACGGGTTTGTATCCGGCCAAAACTGGTATTACTGATTATCTGGATGTTAAGGATGAAAAATTTCTCTCGCCCGATTATCTGACACTCAACGAACAGATGACAAAAGCCGGCTATCATACAGGACTTATTGGTAAGTGGCACCTGACGGGTGATTATGACAAGAAAAAAGGCTCACCCGTCAAACATGGCTGGGACGAAATTATTTGTTCCGAAACGCGGTACATTGCTGGTGGCGCTTACTTTTATCCCTATTTCTTTTTGCCGGAGGTAAAACCTAAAAATGACAATGAATATCTCACTGACCGTCTGAATCAGGAAGCAGTAGGTTTTATCAGGAAAAATGCGACGAAACCGTTTTTTCTTTATTTATCACATTATTCCGTACACACGAAGTTATCCGGCAAGCAGGATAAAGTATTGAAATACAAAAACAAACCCGGAGCCGGCACCACACAAAATAACCCGGAACTGGCAGCCATGCTGGAAAGCATTGACGAGGGAGTAGGGAATATCTTTACCGTTTTAAAGGAGTTGGGTATTGATAACAATACGATCATCATTTTTACTTCGGACAACGGAGGTGAAACAAAAGTGACTACCAATGCGCCATTGAGAGGAGGGAAATCGCAATTATACGAAGGAGGTATCCGTGTACCACTGATCGTTTACTGGCCTGAAAAAATTAAAAAGGGTATCACTTCCGATGTTCCTATTCTTAATGTTGATATTTTTCCAACACTTACGGCTGTGGCTGGTTTACCTGCAATAGGCGCCAGTCAATCTGATGGAATTGATATCAGCCCTTTGCTTTCCGGACAATCCACTTTACCAGCCAGAAACCTGTTTTGGTACTATCCGTTAGCTAAACCGCATTTTCTAGGCGGACGATCTGCCAGTGCCGTACGGAGTGGTGATTATAAACTGATCGAATTTTTTGACACCAATACCGTCGAACTTTACAACTTAAAAGATGATGTTTCAGAAACAACTGACCTCTCTTTGCAAAAACCAGAAAAAGCAGCAGAATTGAAGGCGTTGCTAAAAAGCTGGCGGGTTAAACTGGATATCTGA
- a CDS encoding sulfatase has protein sequence MYLNPGAKKTCFIILAASALFAFRSSEYERAEKGPEPVKPNIVIIMADDLDSRQLSCYGGQNLKTPHIDDLAVQGLKFNNIYASEAMCVPTRASLFTGLYPVHHGSFQNHKPVYDNLKSVGHYLADLGYKVGLTGKDHVTKPKNVFPFDIIQGFEPNCVSPTDEYQLDDVKKYITASDKPYCLFVMSINPHTPWTSGDTTEFDKNKLKLPADWVDTPVTRRQYVKYLAEIRRLDNQVGDITNLLRETGQDKNTIVIFLGEQGAQFPGAKWNLWDSGQKSSMIVKWPGKTKASAETGAIVQYEDITPTLVDIAGGKPVAGLDGKSFLPVLSGKSRIARSYAYGIHNNIPEGDPYPIRSIRDNRYKLILNLAADTQYYNRFMMNREKPDRNTVWFSWIEKADKNAEAKKITNRFVNRPPVEFYYIHKDPYEQNNLANDPAYKKIIADYTQKLHAWMKEQGDKGAEIDIAYAKKAPGN, from the coding sequence ATGTATTTAAATCCAGGTGCCAAAAAAACGTGCTTCATCATTTTGGCGGCTTCCGCTTTGTTTGCCTTCCGAAGTTCAGAGTATGAACGGGCGGAAAAAGGACCAGAACCGGTAAAGCCAAATATCGTTATCATCATGGCTGATGACCTGGATAGCAGGCAACTGAGCTGTTATGGAGGACAAAATCTGAAAACGCCGCATATTGACGATCTGGCTGTGCAGGGACTGAAATTCAATAATATATATGCCTCGGAGGCGATGTGCGTGCCAACCCGGGCTTCGCTTTTTACCGGGCTTTATCCGGTGCATCACGGTTCATTTCAAAATCACAAGCCGGTTTACGACAATCTGAAAAGTGTCGGTCATTATCTGGCTGATCTGGGTTATAAAGTTGGTTTGACGGGAAAAGACCACGTCACAAAGCCAAAAAATGTATTTCCCTTTGATATCATCCAGGGTTTTGAACCGAATTGCGTTTCCCCAACTGACGAGTACCAGCTTGATGACGTGAAAAAGTACATCACCGCAAGTGATAAACCGTATTGTCTATTCGTAATGAGCATAAATCCGCATACGCCCTGGACAAGCGGAGATACAACCGAGTTCGATAAAAACAAGCTGAAATTGCCAGCGGACTGGGTCGATACACCTGTAACGCGGAGGCAGTATGTCAAATACCTCGCCGAAATAAGGCGGCTGGATAACCAGGTTGGGGATATCACCAATCTGCTTCGCGAAACCGGCCAGGATAAAAATACTATAGTTATTTTTCTTGGTGAGCAGGGCGCACAATTTCCGGGTGCCAAATGGAATTTATGGGATTCGGGACAAAAAAGTTCGATGATTGTGAAATGGCCGGGAAAAACAAAGGCATCCGCTGAAACCGGTGCTATTGTGCAGTATGAGGATATTACACCAACGCTGGTTGACATTGCCGGCGGAAAGCCGGTTGCGGGGCTGGATGGCAAAAGCTTTCTTCCGGTTTTATCAGGCAAGAGCCGGATTGCCAGAAGTTATGCTTATGGCATTCATAATAATATTCCCGAAGGTGACCCTTATCCGATCCGAAGCATCCGCGACAATCGTTATAAGCTGATCCTGAATCTGGCTGCTGACACGCAGTACTATAACAGGTTCATGATGAACCGCGAAAAGCCTGACCGGAATACCGTCTGGTTTTCCTGGATAGAAAAAGCAGATAAAAATGCAGAAGCAAAGAAGATAACCAATCGCTTTGTAAACCGTCCGCCGGTAGAATTCTATTATATACATAAAGATCCGTATGAACAAAATAACCTGGCGAATGATCCTGCCTATAAAAAAATTATTGCTGATTACACGCAAAAGTTACATGCCTGGATGAAAGAGCAAGGCGACAAAGGTGCTGAAATTGACATTGCTTATGCCAAAAAAGCTCCGGGAAATTAA
- a CDS encoding sulfatase, translating into MKKYIYSFSFITLFLVGCFIKADAQNTPNIIFIIGDDISWDDLGTYGNNKIKTPNLDKMAKDGMKFTNMFLTASSCSPSRTSILTGRYPHNTGAAELHTPLPAHLKFFPETLKEKGYFSALVGKWHEGPVTKRAYDTLLVNSAANGEGSEQQWVNLLKSRPKDKPFFFWLAPLDAHRPWSDKTIGTKHNPDTEIVVPPTLVDTKETRMDLAAYYNEISRLDYYVGELLKELDRQGIAENTVIIFTADNGRPFPGSKTRLYDAGIKTPFIVKWPKAIKPGQICQSLISSIDIAPTLLEIGGAKASETVQGKSFIQLLNTPDQEFRKYVFAEHNWHDYAAYERSVRSKEFLYIINKRTELDNGGPIDANQSTSAKALKDAKANGKLTLLQKDIFVTPRPAEEFFDNFKDPLQSRNEIVNKTYSVQVSELRSKLKQWQDETGDTVPENLTPDWYHRETGKPLPENGKRGEMPGSAKKADYINAKGPF; encoded by the coding sequence ATGAAAAAATATATTTACTCATTTTCATTCATCACACTTTTTCTGGTAGGCTGTTTTATCAAAGCAGATGCACAGAATACGCCAAATATCATTTTTATTATTGGGGATGATATCAGTTGGGACGATCTGGGCACATACGGAAATAACAAGATTAAAACGCCCAATCTGGATAAGATGGCAAAGGATGGAATGAAATTCACCAATATGTTCCTGACTGCGAGTTCGTGCAGCCCGAGCCGGACCAGCATCCTTACCGGCAGATATCCGCACAATACAGGTGCAGCAGAACTCCATACTCCCCTGCCCGCTCACCTGAAATTTTTCCCCGAAACCCTGAAAGAGAAGGGATATTTTTCAGCATTGGTTGGTAAGTGGCATGAAGGCCCGGTTACAAAAAGGGCTTATGACACTTTGCTTGTTAATAGTGCTGCGAATGGCGAAGGATCAGAACAGCAATGGGTTAACCTGTTAAAATCCAGGCCAAAAGACAAACCATTCTTTTTCTGGCTTGCACCTTTGGATGCACACAGGCCGTGGTCAGACAAAACCATTGGCACAAAGCACAATCCGGATACTGAAATTGTTGTCCCTCCGACTCTGGTCGACACCAAGGAGACAAGAATGGATCTTGCAGCTTATTACAATGAAATTTCCAGACTGGATTATTATGTTGGCGAACTATTGAAAGAACTAGACAGGCAGGGTATTGCAGAAAATACTGTTATCATTTTCACCGCAGACAATGGCCGTCCATTCCCCGGCAGCAAAACCCGGTTATACGATGCCGGGATTAAAACACCGTTCATCGTGAAATGGCCAAAAGCAATTAAACCCGGACAAATATGCCAAAGCCTGATCAGCAGCATTGATATTGCCCCGACCTTACTTGAAATCGGCGGGGCAAAAGCCAGCGAAACCGTTCAGGGAAAGAGTTTTATACAGCTACTCAATACACCCGACCAGGAGTTCAGGAAATACGTTTTTGCGGAACACAACTGGCATGATTACGCAGCCTATGAACGGTCGGTACGGAGCAAGGAATTTTTGTATATCATCAACAAAAGAACGGAACTGGATAACGGCGGCCCGATTGATGCAAACCAAAGCACATCAGCCAAGGCTCTGAAAGACGCCAAAGCAAATGGAAAACTGACATTGCTGCAAAAGGATATATTTGTTACTCCCCGCCCTGCTGAAGAATTTTTTGACAATTTTAAAGATCCTTTACAATCCCGGAATGAAATAGTAAATAAAACTTATTCTGTCCAGGTATCTGAGTTACGTTCCAAATTAAAACAATGGCAGGATGAAACCGGTGATACGGTACCCGAAAACCTTACGCCAGACTGGTATCACCGCGAAACCGGTAAGCCTTTACCTGAAAACGGCAAACGCGGCGAAATGCCCGGAAGTGCCAAAAAAGCAGACTACATCAATGCAAAAGGGCCGTTTTAA
- a CDS encoding LTA synthase family protein, giving the protein MNHNKTVSAEIPQKRSFSLVKLMVCIVVTLSILTRIALLIKSASAVDFTFRAFSGIFGLGLFYDLANAVYFVLPLMLYTWLLPRRISVLRWHRFAIYGTFCVFIFGLLFNAVSEWVFWDEFSSRFNFIAVDYLVYTNEVIGNIRQSYPVGMIVSGLILTTAVIVYFLKPAIKAASSEPYSFKRRSIGMLIYLLLLAGSYFLVNNKFRQFSDNTYTNELAGNGLYELFAAYLNNELDYEQFYQKIPDKEAFRNIREQIRTPESRFVNNDPFSIERKIINQGKEKKMNVVLISVESLSADFLGCFGSDKNITPNLDSLAGQSLLFTNLYATGTRTVRGLEALSICTPPTPGQSIVRRPKNEGLFSMGRIFGQKGYESKFIYGGYGYFDNMGYFFANNKYTVVDRTSIVKKDIDYENIWGVADENLFTLSLKEIDKTVKSGKPAFAHIMTTSNHRPFTYPEGRVNIPSHTSREGAVKYTDYAIGKFIREARRKSWFKNTLFVIVADHCASSAGKADLPVNKYKIPLLIYAPDFIKPAKMERLMSQIDLGPTILGLLNFSYTSKFFGYDIFKLEAGRERAFVSTYQSLGYIRKDTLIILRPQRIANTFIPDFKDGSEKASLTNKHLTTEAITWYQTASYQFKNKLMK; this is encoded by the coding sequence ATGAATCATAATAAAACAGTTTCAGCTGAAATCCCTCAAAAACGTTCTTTTTCGCTGGTGAAGTTAATGGTCTGCATTGTTGTAACCTTATCTATCCTGACCAGAATTGCTTTATTGATCAAATCGGCATCTGCCGTAGATTTTACTTTCAGGGCTTTTTCCGGGATCTTCGGTTTGGGTTTGTTTTATGACCTGGCCAATGCGGTTTATTTTGTCCTGCCCCTGATGCTTTATACCTGGTTATTACCACGCAGGATCTCCGTTCTTCGCTGGCACCGCTTTGCTATTTATGGAACATTTTGCGTTTTTATTTTCGGGTTGCTTTTTAATGCAGTTTCAGAATGGGTTTTCTGGGATGAATTCAGTTCCCGTTTCAATTTTATCGCTGTTGATTATCTGGTTTATACCAACGAAGTCATTGGAAATATCCGGCAGTCGTATCCCGTGGGAATGATCGTAAGCGGACTGATTTTGACAACTGCAGTGATTGTTTATTTTTTGAAACCCGCTATCAAAGCAGCCAGTTCGGAGCCGTATTCTTTTAAACGGCGTTCAATAGGAATGCTCATTTATTTACTATTACTGGCAGGATCCTATTTCCTGGTTAATAACAAGTTCCGGCAATTCAGCGATAATACTTATACAAACGAACTGGCAGGAAATGGCCTTTATGAACTCTTTGCTGCTTACCTGAACAACGAGCTTGATTATGAACAGTTTTACCAGAAAATTCCTGATAAAGAAGCATTCAGAAATATCCGGGAACAAATCAGAACGCCGGAAAGCCGGTTTGTGAACAACGATCCTTTCAGCATTGAAAGAAAAATCATAAATCAGGGAAAAGAAAAGAAGATGAATGTGGTGCTGATCAGTGTTGAAAGCCTGAGCGCTGATTTTCTTGGGTGTTTTGGAAGTGATAAGAACATAACACCCAATCTGGATTCTCTCGCCGGTCAGAGTTTGCTTTTTACCAATTTGTATGCAACCGGAACCAGAACGGTCCGGGGATTGGAAGCATTGTCCATTTGTACACCACCCACACCCGGACAATCCATCGTTCGCCGGCCAAAGAATGAAGGGCTGTTTTCAATGGGAAGGATCTTTGGGCAAAAAGGATACGAAAGCAAATTCATTTATGGCGGTTATGGTTATTTTGATAACATGGGTTACTTTTTTGCCAACAATAAGTATACCGTTGTAGACCGGACGAGTATAGTCAAAAAGGATATCGATTATGAAAATATCTGGGGAGTTGCTGACGAGAATTTATTTACCCTGTCCCTGAAAGAAATAGACAAGACGGTAAAATCGGGCAAACCTGCCTTCGCACACATTATGACTACTTCAAACCACAGGCCATTTACTTATCCGGAAGGGCGGGTTAATATTCCTTCGCATACCAGCCGGGAAGGAGCGGTGAAATACACGGATTATGCAATTGGTAAGTTTATCCGGGAAGCGCGAAGAAAAAGCTGGTTTAAAAATACACTGTTCGTTATTGTTGCCGATCATTGCGCTTCGAGTGCAGGAAAAGCTGACCTGCCTGTGAACAAATACAAAATTCCACTCCTGATATATGCACCGGACTTTATCAAACCCGCAAAAATGGAGCGTTTAATGAGCCAGATCGATCTGGGCCCGACTATTTTGGGACTTCTGAACTTTTCCTATACCAGTAAATTTTTCGGATATGATATTTTTAAACTGGAAGCTGGACGGGAACGGGCGTTTGTCAGTACTTACCAAAGTCTGGGTTATATCAGGAAAGACACTTTGATCATTCTTAGGCCACAACGCATTGCCAATACCTTTATCCCGGATTTTAAAGACGGATCAGAAAAAGCATCGTTAACAAACAAACACCTGACCACAGAAGCAATTACGTGGTACCAGACAGCGAGTTACCAGTTCAAAAATAAATTGATGAAATGA
- a CDS encoding response regulator transcription factor, whose translation MKLLVIEDERDLSDSICSYLNSEQFTCETAYDYPTALDKVVINEYACIILDITLPNGNGLDILSHLKTLNKIDGVLIISAKNSLEDRVKGLNSGADDYLTKPFHLSELGARVAAIVRRKSFEGKTRIVVGHLILDLAERILRSGDDQIALTRKEYELLLYFLSNKNKVVTKEAIVEHLWGDDIDMSDSYDFIYSHIKNLRKKLMNAGCPDYIKAVYGMGYKFSLDH comes from the coding sequence ATGAAATTGCTAGTAATTGAAGACGAAAGGGATTTATCTGACAGTATTTGCTCCTACCTGAATTCGGAGCAGTTTACCTGTGAAACTGCCTATGATTACCCTACTGCGCTCGACAAAGTGGTGATCAATGAATATGCGTGTATCATACTTGACATTACACTGCCGAATGGAAACGGGCTGGATATTTTATCGCATTTGAAAACATTAAACAAGATTGACGGTGTGTTGATTATCAGCGCCAAAAACTCATTGGAAGACCGCGTAAAAGGACTGAACAGTGGCGCGGATGACTATCTGACCAAACCATTTCACCTCTCCGAACTGGGTGCCCGGGTAGCTGCTATAGTGAGGCGAAAATCTTTCGAAGGCAAAACCCGAATCGTCGTCGGCCATCTTATCCTCGATCTGGCTGAACGGATTTTAAGATCAGGCGATGATCAGATTGCACTGACACGAAAAGAATACGAGCTCCTGCTTTATTTTTTAAGCAATAAAAATAAGGTCGTAACGAAGGAAGCTATCGTTGAGCATCTTTGGGGTGATGATATTGACATGTCCGACAGTTATGATTTTATATATTCGCATATCAAAAACCTGAGAAAGAAGCTGATGAATGCCGGTTGTCCCGATTACATCAAAGCCGTTTACGGAATGGGTTATAAATTCAGCCTGGATCACTAG
- a CDS encoding HAMP domain-containing sensor histidine kinase has protein sequence MKLFTRYNRINLTVMVVLFLLSGISYYFLINYVLVHELDEALEDYRARIENFVEKQDQLPPIAHMDETLVKYIPTSESGRHQQLQTVNLSDAPEKRNHNYRQLSYNQKVKNTYYRVTLAKPIEGVRLLIRTVVFITVAMLLIVIITTVVLNLVILRRLWQPFYASMAAMKTFKLGKKQIPDFPFTNTEEFDYMNKLLEDTIRNAETDYQVLKEFTENASHEIQTPLAIIRSKLDLVIQEEGLSVKQTQALSSIYSGIKRLTKLNQSLLLLAKIENNQFAETESINVEEKINEKLEQFQEFWQNSDISITANLRPSTVESNPELFDILLSNLISNAGRHNKENGSIFIELFPNKLIVENTGSQNPLDNQRLFRRFYKEEQHSQHNGLGLSIVKQICDQLDIEIHYNYVTDSHRFTLSWK, from the coding sequence ATGAAACTATTTACACGCTACAACCGCATAAACCTGACTGTAATGGTTGTGCTGTTTCTGCTTTCCGGTATTTCTTATTATTTCCTGATCAATTATGTCCTGGTTCATGAACTGGACGAAGCGCTGGAAGATTACAGGGCCCGGATTGAGAACTTTGTCGAAAAGCAGGACCAGCTGCCACCGATCGCGCATATGGATGAAACCCTTGTTAAATATATCCCAACCTCTGAATCAGGCCGTCATCAGCAATTACAGACTGTAAATTTATCGGATGCACCGGAGAAAAGAAATCACAATTACCGGCAGCTTAGTTATAATCAAAAAGTAAAAAATACGTACTACCGCGTTACGCTGGCAAAACCGATTGAAGGCGTAAGGCTTCTTATCAGAACCGTTGTATTCATCACAGTTGCAATGCTCCTTATTGTCATTATCACTACGGTTGTATTGAACCTGGTTATTCTGCGTCGACTTTGGCAACCTTTTTATGCTTCTATGGCAGCTATGAAAACCTTTAAACTGGGTAAAAAACAAATTCCGGATTTCCCGTTTACCAATACGGAGGAATTTGATTACATGAACAAGCTGCTTGAAGATACAATCAGGAACGCCGAAACGGATTATCAGGTTCTTAAAGAATTTACAGAAAATGCATCCCACGAAATACAAACACCGCTGGCCATTATCCGCTCCAAACTGGACCTGGTAATTCAGGAAGAAGGCCTTTCGGTGAAACAAACACAGGCACTTTCCAGTATTTATTCCGGGATTAAAAGGCTTACAAAACTCAATCAGTCACTGCTTCTCCTTGCAAAAATCGAAAATAACCAGTTTGCTGAAACTGAATCCATAAACGTTGAAGAAAAGATTAACGAAAAACTGGAACAGTTCCAGGAATTCTGGCAAAACAGCGATATCAGCATAACAGCCAACCTTAGACCTTCCACAGTTGAATCCAACCCTGAGCTGTTTGACATTCTTCTCAGCAACCTGATCAGTAATGCAGGCAGGCATAATAAAGAAAACGGATCTATTTTTATTGAACTCTTCCCTAATAAACTCATTGTCGAAAACACAGGATCTCAAAATCCGTTAGACAACCAGCGGCTGTTCCGCCGTTTTTATAAGGAAGAACAGCACAGCCAGCACAACGGTCTCGGCTTGTCTATTGTCAAACAGATCTGCGATCAATTGGATATCGAAATTCATTATAATTATGTGACTGACAGCCATAGGTTTACGCTCAGCTGGAAATAA